A stretch of DNA from Streptomyces gobiensis:
GCCAGTCCAGTCCTTGCCCGCGTTGAGGGGCTTGGTCTGCTGCAGTCCCGCGGTCTGCGCCGCCTCGCCGATCTCGCTGGCCTCGACATAGCCTTCACGGCCTGTCTTGGGGGTCATCAGCCAGATCGGGGATCCATCCTCGACCAACGAGATGGCGTCCACCAGCGCGTCCGTCAGATCGCCGTCTTCCTCGCGGAACCACAGCACCACGGCGTCGGCCAGATCGTCGTACTCCTCGTCGACGAGCTCCGTGCCCGTGATGGCCTCGATTCCCTCGCGAAGTGCCTGCTCGGTGTCGTCGTCGTAGCCGAGCTCCTGGACCACCTGTCCGGGCTGGAAACCCAGCCTTGCGGCGGGGTTGGTCCGCTCCTCCGCGTGGTCCGCGGTCGCGCTCACGGATTGCCTCCTGTCATGTTTCGAAAGTTATGGGGTGTCCTCACGTACGTGAGGTACTTGGCCGTAGTCCACACGGGCCGGGCGGATCGCGCAAGTACCCAGCCGTCTGGACCGCCCAAACGTTGACGTCTCGCCCCACAAGGCACATGTCATGGTGATACACGACACAGGCATCCGCTGGTCCCGCCTTTCCTGGGATTCCGGTGGGGCCACGGACGGTGGAGGGGGCCGAACGGCCGTACGCGGAGCATGGCCGACGTAAGCGTAAGGTTGCGATTTGGCCGACTCAAGCGTCCGGCCGCGCTCGCTCCGACCCCGGATATCGGACGCCGCTGCGGTTACCCCTCAGTAGAGATGACGTAAGCGCGCCAGCGGTACACGATGGGAGTCGGCGCGACACCAAAAGCAATACCGAGCAGCGAAGGAACAGCGTGGCTTCCGGATCCGATCGCAACCCGATCATCATTGGCGGCCTTCCCAGCCAGGTCCCGGACTTCGATCCCGAAGAGACCCAGGAATGGCTCGACTCGCTCGACGCAGCAGTCGACGAGCGGGGCCGGGAACGTGCCCGCTATCTGATGCTTCGCCTCATCGAGCGCGCCCGCGAGAAGCGGGTTGCCGTTCCGGAGATGCGCAGCACGGACTACGTCAACACCATCGCGACCAAGGACGAGCCGTTCTTCCCGGGCAACGAGGAGATCGAGCGCAAGATCCTTAACGCGACCCGCTGGAACGCGGCCGTGATGGTCTCCCGCGCACAGCGCCCGGGTATCGGGGTCGGCGGCCATATCGCCACCTTCGCCTCCTCCGCCTCGCTGTATGACGTGGGCTTCAATCACTTCTTCCGGGGCAAGGACGAGGGCGACGGCGGCGACCAGGTCTTCTTCCAGGGGCACGCCTCCCCCGGCATCTACGCCCGTGCCTTCCTGCTGGACCGTCTGGGCGAGGCCCATCTCGATGGCTTCCGCCAGGAGAAGTCAAAGGCTCCCAACGGTCTGTCCAGCTACCCGCACCCGCGGCTGATGCCGGACTTCTGGGAGTTCCCGACCGTCTCCATGGGCCTCGGCCCGATCGGCGCCATCTACCAGGCCCGGATGAACCGGTATATGGAGGCCCGTGACATCGCCGACACCTCCAAGTCGCATGTGTGGGCGTTCCTCGGCGACGGCGAAATGGACGAGCCGGAGTCGCTTGGCCAGCTCTCCCTCGCCGCCCGTGAGGGGCTGGACAACCTCACCTTCGTCGTCAACTGCAACCTCCAGCGGCTCGACGGCCCGGTGCGCGGCAACGGCAAGATCATGCAGGAGCTGGAGTCGTACTTCCGCGGCGCCGGCTGGAATGTGATCAAGCTGGTCTGGGACCGCTCCTGGGACCCGCTGCTGGCGCAGGACCGCGACGGCGTGCTGGTCAACAAGCTCAACACCACCCCCGACGGTCAGTTCCAGACGTACGCCACCGAGACCGGTGCGTACATCCGTGACCACTTCTTCGGCGGCGACCACCGGCTGCGCGCCATGGTCGAGAACATGACCGACGAGCAAATCCTCCACCTGGGCCGTGGCGGTCACGACCACCGCAAGGTGTACGCGGCGTACAAGGCGGCCAAGGAGCACAAGGGCCAGCCCACCGTGATCCTGGCGCAGACCGTCAAGGGCTGGACGCTCGGCCCGAACTTCGAGGGCCGCAACGCCACTCACCAGATGAAGAAGCTGACGGTCGAGGACCTCAAGCGCTTCCGTGACCGGCTGCACCTGCCGATCCCGGACAAGGATCTCGAGGAGGGCCCGCCCCCGTACTACCACCCGGGCCGGGACACCGAAGAGATCCAGTACATGCACGACCGCCGCAAGGAGCTGGGCGGCTATGTGCCCACCCGCGTGGACCGGTCGAAGCCGCTGAACCTCCCTGAGGACAAGACCTACGCGGCGGTCAAGAAGGGCTCCGGACAGCAGCAGATCGCCACCACCATGGCCTTCGTGCGGCTGCTGAAGGACCTCATGCGGGACAAGGAGATCGGCAAGCGCTTTGTGCTGATCGCCCCCGATGAGTACCGCACCTTCGGAATGGACTCCTTCTTCCCGTCGGCGAAGATCTACAACCCGCTGGGTCAGCTGTATGAGTCGGTGGACCGTGAGCTGCTGCTGGCTTACAAGGAGTCGCCGAACGGGCAGATGCTGCACGACGGCATCTCCGAGGCGGGCTGCACCGCCTCGCTGATCGCGGCCGGATCGGCGTACGCCACGCATGGCGAGCCGCTGATCCCGATCTACGTCTTCTACTCGATGTTCGGCTTCCAGCGCACCGGCGACCAGTTCTGGCAGATGGGCGACCAGCTCGCCCGCGGCTTCGTACTGGGCGCCACCGCGGGGCGTACCACCCTGACGGGTGAGGGCCTGCAGCACGCGGACGGCCACTCGCAGCTGCTCGCCTCGACCAACCCGGCCTGTGTCGCCTATGACCCGGCCTTCGGCTTCGAGATCGCGCACATCGTGAGGGACGGCCTGCGGAGGATGTACGGCGAGAACGCCGAGGACATCTTCTACTACCTGACCGTCTACAACGAGCCGATCCAGCAGCCCGCCGAGCCCGAGAACGTCGACGTCGAGGGCATCCTCCAGGGTCTGCACCGCTATCAGCCGGGCGAGAACGGGGCCATCCCCGCGCAGATCCTCGCCTCCGGTGTGGCGGTGCCGTGGGCCGTGGAGGCCCAGCGGATCCTCGCGGAGGAGTGGAACGTCAAGGCGGACATCTGGTCTGCGACCTCCTGGAACGAGCTGCGGCGCGAGGCGGTCGAGGTGGAGAAGCACAACCTTCTGCACCCGGAGGAGGAGCAGCGCGTGCCGTACGTCACGCGGAAGCTCCAGGGCGCCGAGGGTCCGGTCCTCGCCGTCTCGGACTGGATGCGCTCTGTTCCGGACCAGATCGCCCGGTGGGTGCCCGGCACCTACCAGTCGCTGGGTGCGGACGGCTTCGGCTTCGCGGATACGCGTGGGGCGGCCCGCCGCTTCTTCCACATCGACGCGCAGTCGATCGTCCTCGGTGTGCTCACGGAGCTCGCCAAGGAGGGCAAGATCGACCGCTCGGCGCTGAAGCAGGCCGTCGACCGCTATCAGCTCCTCGACGTCACCGCCGCGGACCCCGGCGCCGCCGGGGGCGACGCGTAGGGCTTCCCCCCTCTCCCGGCCCCTTCCCTTTCCCAGCTGTGGGGGGCGCCGGGAGAGGGGGCCCCGATCCGGGCCCTTCCGGCTGTACCGATGTGCGGCTCCGGTGACCTGGTGGTGCCCACAACAGGCGTGAGGGGGTGGGGAGGGGTGGGTTGTTCCGGACGCTTGCCCGTGATTTGTGGGCCGACACAGGCTCAACCAGGCTACTGCACTTCGCCGCGTGTCGGCCCGTAAATCATGGGTCCGGAACGTTCCACCCCGGACCACCCCCGACCCACCCACGACCGGACTAGTGGTCACCGGGGGTGACCAGCCCGGACTCGTAGGCGAAGACCACCGCTTGGGCGCGGTCGCGTAGGTCGAGTTTGGTGAGCATCCGGCTGACATGCGTCTTGACCGTCTGTTCGGCCAGGACAAGGGTCTGGGCGATCTCGCTGTTGGACTGGCCGCGGGCGACCAGGCTCAGTACCTCGGTCTCCCGTTCGGTGAGCCCGTTCAGCCGGAGCGCGGGCTTTTTGCGGGTGGCGGGCCGCTGCTGGGCGAAGTCGGCGATGAGGCGGCGGGTGACGGAGGGAGCGAGCAGCGCCTCACCGGCGGCCACGACCCGTACGGCCGCGATCAGATCGCTGGGCGGTGCGTCCTTGAGCAGGAAACCGCTGGCGCCCGCGCGCAGGGCCTCGTAGACGTAGTCATCGACGTCGAAGGTGGTGAGCATCAGCACCTTTGGGCGGTGTGTGACACCGGGTGGCGGGTCCAGGAGGCGGCGGGCGGCCTCCAGGCCGTCCATCTGCGGCATCCGGACGTCCATCAGGACGACATCGGGGTGGGTACGGCGGCTGAGCTCCACGCCCTGTGCTCCGTCGGGGGCCTCGCCGACCACATCGATGTCGCTCTGCGCCGCGAGGAGCGCGGCGAATCCGGCGCGCACCATGGCCTGATCGTCGACGATGATCACGCGGGTGGTCATAGGGCGGTGGAGTCCTTCCCGTCCGGGGGAGTGAGGGGCAGCTGAGCGGCGACCTTGAAGCCACCGTCCGGCAGCGGGCCGGTATCGAGGGTGCCGTCGACGAGGCGGACACGTTCGCGCATACCGACCAGACCATGGCCGGTGCCGGTGCTCTCCAGCGGAGCGGAGGGAGTGGCGGAGGCGGCGTTGACAACGAGGACGGTCAGGTTCGTCTCGTTCGCGGAGACCGAGACCCGGGTGTCCGCGCCGGGGGCGTGCCGCACCACATTGGCCAGCGCCTCCTGCACGATGCGGTACGCGGACAGGCCCACGGCCGGGGAGAGTCGTCGCGGCAGTTCGTCGGCTGCGTCAAGGGTGAGTTCGACGGGGACCCCGGCCCGTACGGTCGCGTCGACCAGCTGGCCAATCTGTGCCAGGCCGGGCTGCGGCACGCGCTCACCCTGGGTCTCCTCGCTGCGCAGCACCCCCAGCAGGCGGCGCATCTCGCTGAGGGACTCCCGGGCGGTGGCGGCGATGGTGCCGAATTCCTCCTCGGCCGCCTTGGGGAGACCGCCGATCCGGTACGGGGCGCTGTCGGCCTGCACCGTGATCACGGACATATGGTGGGCGACGACATCGTGCAGCTCACGGGCGATACGGGTGCGCTCCTCCAGCAGGGTGCGGCGGGCCCGCTCGGCTTCGCTGATGGTTTCCTGCTCGGCGAGCCTGCGCTGGGCCTCGGCCCGTTCCCGTATCACCGCACCGAGAAACAGCACCACACCGCTGAGCACAATCAGCAGCACATTGGTGCCCTCGCTGCGCTCGGGGGCGATCACCCCCAGGCCCAGCCCGGAAACCACCGTGGCCAGCCAGGTTCCCAGCAGCACCGTACGCCGTTCGCGCAGTGCCACGGCCAGGCACAGCGGCAGATACCCGACGATGACCATGGGGGTCCACGGCCAGGGCCGGTCCGGGTGGAACTCGACGCTGAGCAGCGCCAGCGCGCCGATCACATCGGCGGTGAAGATGACGGACCAGGCCAGCAGCGGGCGGGTGACGGCGAGCAGCAGCGGCGCGGTCTGGGCCACGGCCAGCGCGCCCGCGATACCACCGCTCAGCCCGTAGTCCTGGGAAAGGACGTGGAGGGTGACGGGCAGCAGGACGGCGATGAGGATGAGCGCCACGCCGTACGGCAGCACCCGCACCCAGCGGCGCGGGGAGGCGGAGAGCAGGGGCGAAGGGGATGAAGGGAATGAAGGGGGCATCGGATGATCAGCCTAGAGGCCGCGGCTCAGAGTTCCGCGAGGAGTTCCGCCTTCTTCGCGGAGAACTCCTCCTCCGTGAGCAGCCCGGCCTCATGCAGCTCGCCCAGATGCCGGATGCGCTCGGCGATATCGGCTGGGTCAGCGCGTCCCGGCCGCACCGACGACCCCGTACGGCCCCGGCCCGGATGCGCGCCGGACGCCGACGACGGCTCCAGGGCCGGGACCGGCTCGGCGGCCCGTACCGCCTCCAGCAGCGCGGCGGCCAGCGGCAGCGACTCATGGACCAGGCCGTAGCCCAGCCCGAAGACGACCGAGGCAGGATCCTGGTCAGCCTCGCCCGGCACGTCCGGGGGCTCGACGCCGCGCCGCAGCAGCCGCAGATGGCCGTTGAACACCTCTGGCGAGCGCCACTCGACGCCCTCCAGCTCGCTCACCCGGAAGGTCTGGTCCCCCGCCTTCCACTTCGCCGAGGAGGCGCCCGTCCAGAACCACCGGAAGCTGACCGATGTGCCGTCGAAGGCGACCTTCCCGTCGTACGCCTTGAACTGCAGGGGCGGCGCCGGGGCGGCCACCAGATGGCGCTCGGCGGGTTTCTCCGCGCCCGGGCCGAGCGCGCCGCGCAGCTCGGTGGCGTAGTAGTCGGCCAGGGTCCCGCGCTCGGCGGGCAGCACCAGCCGATAGGGGTCGCTGTGGTCCTTGAGCTGCCCGTCAGCCGCTTCCAGCAGCGGATCGGCGCCCGGCCGTGGCAGCGCACGCAGCACCACGGTGCCGCGCCTGCTCCCCGGCGTCAGCTCGACTCCGCTCAGCGCCTCGTACGGAATACGCCGCTCGCGGAGCACATGGAACAGCTTCGGTGTGCGGATCCCCCGTTCGAAGCGGATGAGCACGGAGTCGGTGTCGAACTCCCAGGTGGAGTGAATTCCGGCCAGTACGTCACCCATGCGGCCCATCGTATGCGGCGGCTGCCCGCCCGTCCCCCTCTGCTGCGCTACGCGCGTTACTGCCGCTCCGCGGAGCCGTAAGCGCCGGTTCCGATCGCCGCCAGATTCGCCAGGCTGCGCGTGTGCGGTTCGAAGTAGCCGGTGTGTCCGGAGGCGCCATGGGTGGTCAGCCGCTCGGCGCCGAAGCCCGCGGACACCGGGTCGGCGCCGTGGCCGAGCCCGCCGAGCTGCATATGGGGAACATCCGCGATCCAGTCGCCCTTGGCCCGCATGGCCCACACCTGGGCGTCGGTGCCCAGATCCGCTGCCCTGTCGGCCCCCATGCCAGGGCTGCCCGTCACCGCTATGTCGGTCACCCGCTCGGGCGTGTCGGAGCCGGCCATGCCACAGACCACTGAGCCGTAGCTGTGGCACATCAGCGCCACCGAGGAGTCCCCGGGCAGCGCGCCGAGCAGGGAGTTGAGCCGCTGTGCGCCGTCCCTGGCGAGGTCGCCGGTGGCGGCGTCCATGCCGACACCACGCGGCGCGGTGTAGTCGGCCCAGGCGATGGTGGCGGTACGGACCGTGGGGTCGGTGGCCCGCTCCTGACGGTGGAGCGACCGGGCCATACCGACCGGGGCGCTGTACTTCTTCGTGGTCCGCTCGAAGTTCAGCACCTCGGTGTCGACGCCGGGAACCACGACCGATACCCGCTCTGCCCGCACCAGATCCCCGAAGACCTCGGCGACCCGGCCGCGCCCGGAGGGGTCGAAGGCGAGGATCTGCCGTCCGTCCCCCAGCAGCGACTTGTAGCGGTTCATCCGGCGGCCCGCGTCCTGCTGCCCGGCCTCGGTCAGCCGGTCGTCGTCCTTGCGTTCCCGCTCAATGCCGATGGCCTCGGTCAGCGCGAAGCGGTTGGCGCGGTAGCGCAGCCGTACCGGGGCGCCGTTGAGGTTGCCGACGATCAGGGGATGGCGTTTGGCGAGCCGGTCTCGCTGGGCCTGGGTCAGCGAGCCGAAGAACCGGCTGATTTCCTGTGGCCCGGCGTTGGCGGCGGGCAGCTCACGCCCGGCGATGGAGCCGGCCCGCCAGGCCGTCAGTGCGGCGGCGCGGGCGCCGGGCTCGCCCTGACTGTGGACAGCGGTCCATCCCGTGGTCGCCAACAGCACGAGCACCACCACGAGGGTGAGCAGTATGCGCCAGGCGGTGGAGCCGGTCAGCTCGGTCTCGGACAGAGCAGTCTCGGACAGAGCGGTGCCGGGCAGGGGCGTACCGAAGTTTGGGAATGAATTCACTAGAGCCACACCATAGGAGACGCTGTCGGGCATGTGCTGGAGCCGTGAGCCGTCTCACTCTTCACGGCGGGCAAAACTCGCTATACGGCCATAAGCGTGAGGACGGGTCACCTTGTGGAGTCGTCGGCGGAGCGCGCGCAGGAGCCCGCGTGGGAGCCCGCGTACCAGTCGGCGACAAGGGCCGGACCGAGCTGGTCCAGATACTCGTGGGTGCGCCGCCGGGCTCCCTCGATGCTCAGGTCCTCGCTCAGCCCCCAGCGGTGCATGGCCACCCGCATCACCGCGGAGAACGCCGCGACCAGCACCCGGGGCCGTGGATCGGCGTTCACGTCCACGCCCGCCCGTTCGGCGATCGCGACGGACAGCCGCTCCTCCAGCTCCATGGAACGCCGCAGATGTACGGCCACCAGGGCGGGGGTGGTCTCGATGACCTGCCACATCCGCAGATGCAGCTCCAGTGGAACGACCTCCTGGATGGCCTCGCCGATGGTGTCCCAGCCATCGTCGAGCGCGCCGCGCAGCGCCGTCATCGGGGCCTCATGCTCGGGACGTTCCAGAACGGCGGTGAAGTAGCGCTCCTGGACCATCTCCTGGATGGCGAAGGCGGCCTCTTCCTTGTTGGCGAAGTAGCGGAAGAAGGTGCGCTGGGAGACGTCCACTTCGGCGGCGATCTCATCGACGGGGGTCTGTTCGTATCCCTGGGACACGAAGAGCTCATGCGCCGCGCGGATCAGCGCGTCCCGGGTGCGCTGCTTCTTGCGTTCGCGCAGTCCGGCCAACCGGGGCCACCTCCTGGCTGTGTTCGTGCTGCTCACCATACCTGTGAGTTATCTGACAGCCGCTGACAGAGAATTGAATAGCAAACTGTCAGAGGCTGACATTACGCTCACCGCTATGAGTTCTCAGACCGCCCCGGTCGCCGACAGCGCGCCGGAGCCACAGACGCCGGACTCGCGGAACGGACTGCGGGGCCACCCCTGGCTCACCCTCGTCGCCGTCGCCATCGGCGTGATGATGGTCGCCCTCGACGGCACCATCGTGGCCGTCGCCAACCCCGCCATCCAGCGGGACCTTGGCGCTTCGCTCGCCGACGTCCAGTGGATCACCAATGGCTATCTGCTCGCCCTCGCCGTCGCCCTGATCACGGCGGGCAAGCTCGGAGACCGCTTCGGCCACCGGCAGACCTTCCTCATCGGTGTCGTCGGCTTCGCCGCCGCCTCCGCCGCCATCGGCCTCTCCGGCAGCGTGACGCTGGTCATCGCCTTCCGGGTGCTGCAGGGCCTCTTCGGCGCGCTGCTGATGCCGGCCGCGCTCGGCCTGCTGCGGGCCACCTTCCCGGCCGCGAAGCTGAATATGGCGATTGGCATCTGGGGCGCGGTCATCGGCGCTTCCACCGCCGCCGGGCCCATCGTCGGCGGACTGCTCGTCGAGCATGTCAGCTGGCAGTCCGTCTTCTTCGTCAATGTCCCCGTCGGTCTGCTGGCGCTGGTGCTGGGACTGGTGATCCTGGTCGATCACCGGGCCGAGAACGCCGCCAAGTCCTTCGACCTCCTCGGTATCGCCCTGCTGTCCGGTGCGATGTTCTGTCTGATCTGGGCACTCATCAAGGCACCCGAGTGGGGCTGGGGTGACACCAGGACCCTCGCCTTCCTCGGCTGCGCGCTCATTGGCTTCCTGCTCTTCGTGGCCTGGGAGGGCAAGGCGCGCGAACCGCTGCTCCCGCTTGCCATGTTCCGCTCGGTGCCCTTGTCGGCAGGCACCGTTCTGATGGTGCTGATGGCCTTCGGCTTTATGGGCGGGCTCTTCTTCGTCACGTTCTATCTGCAGAACGTGCATGGCATGAGCCCGGTGGACAGCGGGCTGCATCTGCTGCCGCTCACCGCCATGATGATCGTTTCCTCGCCGCTGGCCGGTGCGGTGATCACCAGGGTAGGCCCGCGGATACCGCTGGTCACCGCGATGGTTCTCACCGCGATCGCGATGTTCGGCATGTCCTCGCTGGAGCCGGGGACCGGCACCGCCGAGATGTCGCTGTGGTTCGCGCTGCTCGGCCTCGGCCTCGCCCCGGTGATGGTCGGTGCCACCGAGGTGATCGTCGGCAATGCCCCGCTGGAGCACGCCGGGGTCGCGGGCGGCCTGCAGCAGGCCGCTATGCAGGTCGGCGGCAGCCTCGGCACGGCCGTCCTGGGCGCCGTGATGGCCTCCCGGGTGGGCAGCACGCTGCCGGAGAAGTGGAGCGCGGCACAGCTGCCGCCGCTACGGGGCGAGGACGGTGAGCGGCTGCGTGGCGCCGCCGAGGTCGGTATCGCCCCGCCCGCTCCCCAGGGCACCCCGGAGCCGGTGGCCGAGGCCATGACCAGGGCGGTGCATGACTCGTTCATCTCCGGCATGGGGCTCGCCTTCACCATCGCCGGGATCGTCGCGCTGATCGCGGCGGGCGTCGCACTGTTCACCAAGCCGGGGCAGAACGCTTCGGGGCCTTCGGTGCACGTGTGAGCTGTGGACGGCCCAGCCGTTGTGGACAACTCGGCCACCTATCCCGGTGAAACGGCCGGTCTGCCCTTGGCAGGCCGGCCGTCTGGCGTCGAGCCTGGTCCTGCGCGTATCGCGTCGCGTCGCACCGACACGGGGGAGTGATCCAGATGCGAAAGTTCTCTGCTGCCTTTTCTACTGCCTTCTCTGCTGCCCTGGCAGTTGCCATCCTGCTGGCGGTTTCCGCCACACGGGCCCATGCCGCGCCCCGACTGGGGGAGTGCGCGGTCGGGGAGCTGTGTCTGTGGCAGCACCGCGGCTTTCACGGAGAGCGGTATACGTACGAGCTGC
This window harbors:
- a CDS encoding DUF3052 domain-containing protein → MSATADHAEERTNPAARLGFQPGQVVQELGYDDDTEQALREGIEAITGTELVDEEYDDLADAVVLWFREEDGDLTDALVDAISLVEDGSPIWLMTPKTGREGYVEASEIGEAAQTAGLQQTKPLNAGKDWTGSRLVTPKASRTGKG
- the aceE gene encoding pyruvate dehydrogenase (acetyl-transferring), homodimeric type codes for the protein MASGSDRNPIIIGGLPSQVPDFDPEETQEWLDSLDAAVDERGRERARYLMLRLIERAREKRVAVPEMRSTDYVNTIATKDEPFFPGNEEIERKILNATRWNAAVMVSRAQRPGIGVGGHIATFASSASLYDVGFNHFFRGKDEGDGGDQVFFQGHASPGIYARAFLLDRLGEAHLDGFRQEKSKAPNGLSSYPHPRLMPDFWEFPTVSMGLGPIGAIYQARMNRYMEARDIADTSKSHVWAFLGDGEMDEPESLGQLSLAAREGLDNLTFVVNCNLQRLDGPVRGNGKIMQELESYFRGAGWNVIKLVWDRSWDPLLAQDRDGVLVNKLNTTPDGQFQTYATETGAYIRDHFFGGDHRLRAMVENMTDEQILHLGRGGHDHRKVYAAYKAAKEHKGQPTVILAQTVKGWTLGPNFEGRNATHQMKKLTVEDLKRFRDRLHLPIPDKDLEEGPPPYYHPGRDTEEIQYMHDRRKELGGYVPTRVDRSKPLNLPEDKTYAAVKKGSGQQQIATTMAFVRLLKDLMRDKEIGKRFVLIAPDEYRTFGMDSFFPSAKIYNPLGQLYESVDRELLLAYKESPNGQMLHDGISEAGCTASLIAAGSAYATHGEPLIPIYVFYSMFGFQRTGDQFWQMGDQLARGFVLGATAGRTTLTGEGLQHADGHSQLLASTNPACVAYDPAFGFEIAHIVRDGLRRMYGENAEDIFYYLTVYNEPIQQPAEPENVDVEGILQGLHRYQPGENGAIPAQILASGVAVPWAVEAQRILAEEWNVKADIWSATSWNELRREAVEVEKHNLLHPEEEQRVPYVTRKLQGAEGPVLAVSDWMRSVPDQIARWVPGTYQSLGADGFGFADTRGAARRFFHIDAQSIVLGVLTELAKEGKIDRSALKQAVDRYQLLDVTAADPGAAGGDA
- a CDS encoding response regulator, producing the protein MTTRVIIVDDQAMVRAGFAALLAAQSDIDVVGEAPDGAQGVELSRRTHPDVVLMDVRMPQMDGLEAARRLLDPPPGVTHRPKVLMLTTFDVDDYVYEALRAGASGFLLKDAPPSDLIAAVRVVAAGEALLAPSVTRRLIADFAQQRPATRKKPALRLNGLTERETEVLSLVARGQSNSEIAQTLVLAEQTVKTHVSRMLTKLDLRDRAQAVVFAYESGLVTPGDH
- a CDS encoding sensor histidine kinase produces the protein MPPSFPSSPSPLLSASPRRWVRVLPYGVALILIAVLLPVTLHVLSQDYGLSGGIAGALAVAQTAPLLLAVTRPLLAWSVIFTADVIGALALLSVEFHPDRPWPWTPMVIVGYLPLCLAVALRERRTVLLGTWLATVVSGLGLGVIAPERSEGTNVLLIVLSGVVLFLGAVIRERAEAQRRLAEQETISEAERARRTLLEERTRIARELHDVVAHHMSVITVQADSAPYRIGGLPKAAEEEFGTIAATARESLSEMRRLLGVLRSEETQGERVPQPGLAQIGQLVDATVRAGVPVELTLDAADELPRRLSPAVGLSAYRIVQEALANVVRHAPGADTRVSVSANETNLTVLVVNAASATPSAPLESTGTGHGLVGMRERVRLVDGTLDTGPLPDGGFKVAAQLPLTPPDGKDSTAL
- a CDS encoding DUF4429 domain-containing protein, whose translation is MGDVLAGIHSTWEFDTDSVLIRFERGIRTPKLFHVLRERRIPYEALSGVELTPGSRRGTVVLRALPRPGADPLLEAADGQLKDHSDPYRLVLPAERGTLADYYATELRGALGPGAEKPAERHLVAAPAPPLQFKAYDGKVAFDGTSVSFRWFWTGASSAKWKAGDQTFRVSELEGVEWRSPEVFNGHLRLLRRGVEPPDVPGEADQDPASVVFGLGYGLVHESLPLAAALLEAVRAAEPVPALEPSSASGAHPGRGRTGSSVRPGRADPADIAERIRHLGELHEAGLLTEEEFSAKKAELLAEL
- a CDS encoding alpha/beta hydrolase; protein product: MNSFPNFGTPLPGTALSETALSETELTGSTAWRILLTLVVVLVLLATTGWTAVHSQGEPGARAAALTAWRAGSIAGRELPAANAGPQEISRFFGSLTQAQRDRLAKRHPLIVGNLNGAPVRLRYRANRFALTEAIGIERERKDDDRLTEAGQQDAGRRMNRYKSLLGDGRQILAFDPSGRGRVAEVFGDLVRAERVSVVVPGVDTEVLNFERTTKKYSAPVGMARSLHRQERATDPTVRTATIAWADYTAPRGVGMDAATGDLARDGAQRLNSLLGALPGDSSVALMCHSYGSVVCGMAGSDTPERVTDIAVTGSPGMGADRAADLGTDAQVWAMRAKGDWIADVPHMQLGGLGHGADPVSAGFGAERLTTHGASGHTGYFEPHTRSLANLAAIGTGAYGSAERQ
- a CDS encoding TetR/AcrR family transcriptional regulator gives rise to the protein MAGLRERKKQRTRDALIRAAHELFVSQGYEQTPVDEIAAEVDVSQRTFFRYFANKEEAAFAIQEMVQERYFTAVLERPEHEAPMTALRGALDDGWDTIGEAIQEVVPLELHLRMWQVIETTPALVAVHLRRSMELEERLSVAIAERAGVDVNADPRPRVLVAAFSAVMRVAMHRWGLSEDLSIEGARRRTHEYLDQLGPALVADWYAGSHAGSCARSADDSTR
- a CDS encoding MFS transporter encodes the protein MSSQTAPVADSAPEPQTPDSRNGLRGHPWLTLVAVAIGVMMVALDGTIVAVANPAIQRDLGASLADVQWITNGYLLALAVALITAGKLGDRFGHRQTFLIGVVGFAAASAAIGLSGSVTLVIAFRVLQGLFGALLMPAALGLLRATFPAAKLNMAIGIWGAVIGASTAAGPIVGGLLVEHVSWQSVFFVNVPVGLLALVLGLVILVDHRAENAAKSFDLLGIALLSGAMFCLIWALIKAPEWGWGDTRTLAFLGCALIGFLLFVAWEGKAREPLLPLAMFRSVPLSAGTVLMVLMAFGFMGGLFFVTFYLQNVHGMSPVDSGLHLLPLTAMMIVSSPLAGAVITRVGPRIPLVTAMVLTAIAMFGMSSLEPGTGTAEMSLWFALLGLGLAPVMVGATEVIVGNAPLEHAGVAGGLQQAAMQVGGSLGTAVLGAVMASRVGSTLPEKWSAAQLPPLRGEDGERLRGAAEVGIAPPAPQGTPEPVAEAMTRAVHDSFISGMGLAFTIAGIVALIAAGVALFTKPGQNASGPSVHV